The Phycisphaeraceae bacterium genome has a window encoding:
- a CDS encoding xylose isomerase, with translation MEAALTPTPRHRFTFGLWTVGNPGRDPFGEPTRPRLTPAEIVDLLGEAGGDSRGVCGVNFHDNDLVPIDATEQESRQIQRDFREALRRNRLKVCMATTNLFSDPVFKDGAFTSNDAEVRAYALRKTMRAMELGASYGAKVYVFWGGREGTETDGAKDPVLSEQRFREAINFLCRYSIDQGWKYRFALEAKPNEPRGHMFFPTTGHYLAFIATLDHPDMVGVNPEVAHEHMAGLNFTHGVAQALGAGKLFHIDLNDQEFGRYDQDFRFGSANLKQAFFLVKLLEDARWRGFRHFDSHAYRTADRRDVIEFARGSMRTYLILREKAKRWNADREVQAIRRTIRRGSPRIESIMRSYSPANASKLLAMNFDRALLAARPLPYERLDQLTMEILMGVR, from the coding sequence ATGGAAGCCGCTCTCACGCCCACCCCGCGCCATCGATTCACCTTCGGGCTGTGGACCGTGGGCAACCCCGGGCGCGACCCCTTCGGCGAGCCGACGCGCCCCCGGCTCACCCCGGCGGAAATCGTCGATCTGCTGGGCGAGGCGGGCGGCGACTCCCGCGGCGTGTGCGGCGTCAACTTCCACGACAACGACCTCGTGCCCATCGACGCCACCGAGCAGGAGTCACGACAGATTCAGCGCGACTTCCGCGAAGCGCTGCGGCGCAACCGCCTCAAGGTCTGCATGGCGACGACCAACCTGTTCAGCGACCCCGTATTCAAGGACGGGGCGTTCACCAGCAACGACGCCGAGGTTCGCGCCTACGCCCTGCGGAAGACCATGCGGGCCATGGAGCTGGGCGCGTCGTACGGCGCGAAGGTGTACGTCTTCTGGGGCGGGCGAGAGGGGACTGAGACCGACGGCGCCAAGGATCCCGTCCTCAGCGAGCAGCGCTTCCGCGAAGCGATCAACTTTCTCTGCCGCTACTCCATCGATCAGGGCTGGAAGTACCGCTTCGCCCTGGAGGCCAAGCCCAACGAGCCGCGCGGGCACATGTTCTTCCCCACCACCGGCCACTACCTCGCGTTCATCGCCACGCTCGATCACCCTGACATGGTCGGCGTGAACCCCGAGGTGGCCCACGAGCACATGGCGGGGCTGAACTTCACGCACGGCGTGGCCCAGGCCCTGGGCGCGGGCAAGCTGTTCCACATCGATCTCAACGACCAGGAGTTCGGACGCTACGACCAGGATTTCCGCTTCGGCAGCGCCAACCTCAAACAGGCGTTCTTCCTCGTGAAACTGCTGGAAGACGCGCGCTGGCGGGGCTTCCGCCACTTCGACAGCCACGCCTACCGCACTGCGGATCGGCGCGACGTCATCGAGTTCGCGCGCGGGTCCATGCGCACGTACCTGATCCTGCGCGAGAAGGCGAAGCGATGGAACGCCGACCGCGAGGTGCAGGCCATCCGGCGCACGATCCGGCGCGGCAGCCCGCGGATCGAGTCGATCATGCGGTCGTACTCGCCGGCCAACGCCTCGAAACTGCTGGCGATGAACTTCGACCGGGCGTTGCTCGCGGCGCGCCCCCTGCCCTACGAGCGGCTGGATCAGTTGACGATGGAGATTCTCATGGGCGTGCGGTGA
- a CDS encoding DEAD/DEAH box helicase, which translates to MPFDNLPLDPILIRGLTRLGYREPTPIQAQAIPAALDGRDLIALAPTGTGKTAAYLAPVAHHLLAAARGRGEPGGSGKPPRRKGKRQRGGQPRRRTHSGVQALVLCPTRELAEQVAREASNITRGSILRIACAFGGVSINPQAEAIAAGAHVLIATPGRARDLLEQGRLTLAAVSRVVLDEADRMLDMGFLPQVEAILERVPSPRQMLLFSATMPGPVATLAERFMHHPVRVQVTEQPRPASHVTQRLIFIEDDDKTPMLLHLLRDRAVTGVLVFARTRRRVGWVSAALHRNGVTVAALHGDRSQHQRQRALADFASGRVRVLVATDVAARGLHVESVRTVINYDLPNDPEEFIHRVGRAGHGGQLVSPEHARGEAWAFVSQDERTAWRSIVNALELSVDAESVPGFAPAASPRGKGMKRPAPSRPGKPIAELVDGARDGRPSAGSSAAPPARPRKGRKHHAASGADLTVKGARLRRRRHPGRPGARQEKPGGGVKRPPGA; encoded by the coding sequence ATGCCCTTTGACAATCTGCCGCTCGACCCCATCCTGATCCGCGGGCTGACGCGACTGGGCTACCGCGAGCCGACGCCGATCCAGGCGCAGGCCATCCCCGCCGCGCTGGACGGGCGCGATCTCATCGCGCTGGCGCCCACCGGCACGGGCAAGACGGCGGCGTACCTGGCCCCCGTGGCGCACCACCTGCTGGCGGCGGCCCGGGGACGGGGCGAACCAGGGGGCTCCGGCAAACCCCCGCGCAGGAAGGGCAAGCGTCAGCGGGGCGGGCAACCTCGACGCCGCACCCATTCTGGCGTGCAGGCCCTGGTCCTCTGCCCCACGCGCGAACTGGCCGAGCAGGTCGCCCGCGAGGCGTCGAACATCACGCGCGGCAGCATTCTCCGCATCGCCTGCGCCTTCGGCGGCGTGAGCATCAACCCGCAGGCGGAAGCCATCGCCGCCGGGGCGCACGTGCTCATCGCCACGCCCGGCCGGGCGCGCGACCTGCTGGAGCAAGGGCGCCTCACGCTCGCCGCCGTCAGCCGCGTGGTGCTGGATGAGGCGGACCGGATGCTCGACATGGGTTTCCTGCCGCAGGTGGAGGCGATCCTGGAGCGCGTGCCCTCGCCGCGGCAGATGCTGCTCTTCTCCGCCACCATGCCCGGCCCGGTGGCGACGCTGGCGGAGCGCTTCATGCATCACCCCGTGCGCGTGCAGGTGACGGAGCAGCCCCGCCCCGCCTCACACGTGACGCAGCGGCTGATCTTCATCGAGGATGATGACAAGACGCCAATGCTGCTGCACCTGCTGCGGGATCGCGCCGTCACGGGCGTGCTGGTCTTTGCGCGCACCCGCCGCCGCGTGGGCTGGGTCAGTGCCGCCCTGCACCGCAACGGCGTCACCGTCGCCGCGCTGCATGGCGACCGCTCGCAGCATCAGCGTCAGCGCGCTCTGGCTGATTTCGCCAGCGGCAGGGTGCGCGTGCTGGTGGCCACGGATGTCGCCGCACGAGGATTGCACGTGGAGTCGGTGCGCACCGTCATCAACTACGACCTGCCGAACGACCCGGAGGAGTTCATCCACCGCGTGGGCCGCGCGGGGCACGGCGGGCAACTCGTTTCACCCGAACACGCCCGGGGCGAGGCATGGGCCTTCGTCTCGCAGGATGAGCGAACCGCGTGGCGAAGCATCGTCAATGCGCTGGAACTTTCGGTGGATGCGGAGAGCGTGCCCGGCTTCGCGCCGGCGGCATCGCCGCGCGGCAAGGGAATGAAACGCCCCGCGCCATCCCGGCCCGGCAAGCCGATCGCGGAACTGGTGGACGGCGCCCGCGATGGCCGCCCATCCGCCGGGTCATCAGCCGCACCGCCTGCGCGCCCAAGGAAGGGTCGCAAGCATCACGCCGCCTCCGGCGCCGACCTGACGGTGAAGGGTGCGCGGCTCCGTCGTCGCCGCCACCCGGGCCGCCCTGGCGCTCGCCAGGAAAAGCCCGGCGGTGGGGTGAAACGTCCGCCTGGTGCCTGA
- a CDS encoding NAD(P)/FAD-dependent oxidoreductase — MHSASHADTPSAVHRPTRVVIVGGGYGGAYCAQHLEKLLGRRVVRPRLQDAASILSKRPDAIEVLLIDRNNFFIFYPLLIEAGTGSLEPRHAVVSLRSFLRRAGFRMAEVVGVDVLRRIVRLREGDSGQRTLTSTLSQGEREGEPERIEAESSGREVAFDHLVIAAGSVTLRPPIPGLREHAFDIKGLSDAVALRDRAIRLLERADACVDSAERRSLLHFVVVGASFTGAEVAGEFHEFLQRAARRYPNISKDDCRVTIIERDRRILRPLTERLSAYAERAMRKRGIDIRLNTSVAQVGADHVVLTTGERLEAHTTIWCAGIEPSPLVRSLDLPRDERGYLQCEPTGQVKGHTNIWAIGDCARIPDPTGQPYPATAQHAMRQGPHVARNIVGVMRGQPPEPFVYDTQGTLAALGCRTGVAQVLGVQVSGFWAWWLWRTYYLLRMPGLARKVRVALDWTLDLLFRRDDVQLGVHERR; from the coding sequence ATGCACTCCGCCAGCCATGCCGACACACCGTCCGCCGTCCACCGGCCGACCAGGGTCGTCATCGTTGGCGGCGGCTACGGCGGGGCATACTGCGCCCAGCACCTCGAAAAACTGCTGGGTCGACGGGTGGTGCGGCCGCGGCTGCAGGATGCAGCCAGCATCCTGTCGAAGCGGCCCGATGCGATCGAAGTCCTTCTCATCGACCGCAACAACTTCTTCATCTTCTACCCGCTGCTCATCGAGGCGGGCACCGGCTCGCTCGAGCCGCGCCACGCGGTGGTGTCGCTGCGGTCGTTCCTGCGCCGCGCGGGGTTCCGCATGGCGGAAGTCGTCGGTGTGGACGTGCTTCGCCGGATTGTGCGGCTGCGGGAGGGGGATTCGGGTCAACGAACCCTCACCTCGACGCTTTCCCAAGGGGAGAGGGAGGGAGAGCCGGAGCGGATCGAGGCGGAATCGAGTGGGCGCGAAGTCGCCTTCGACCATCTTGTCATCGCCGCGGGGAGCGTGACGCTGCGCCCGCCGATCCCCGGGTTGCGCGAGCACGCCTTCGATATCAAGGGGCTTTCCGACGCCGTGGCTCTGCGCGACCGGGCCATCCGGCTGCTGGAACGGGCGGACGCCTGCGTCGACTCCGCCGAGCGCCGGTCGCTTCTGCACTTCGTCGTCGTGGGCGCGAGTTTCACGGGTGCGGAAGTGGCGGGCGAGTTCCACGAGTTCCTTCAGCGCGCCGCCCGACGATACCCCAACATCTCGAAGGACGACTGCCGCGTCACCATCATCGAGCGCGACCGGCGCATCCTGCGCCCCCTCACCGAGCGGCTTTCCGCCTACGCCGAACGGGCCATGCGGAAGCGCGGCATCGACATCCGGCTGAACACGTCGGTGGCGCAGGTCGGCGCGGATCACGTCGTTCTCACCACCGGCGAGCGGCTCGAAGCACACACGACGATCTGGTGCGCCGGCATCGAACCCTCGCCGCTGGTGCGATCGCTCGACCTGCCCAGGGACGAGCGCGGCTACCTGCAATGCGAGCCCACCGGGCAGGTGAAGGGGCACACGAACATCTGGGCGATCGGAGACTGCGCGCGCATTCCCGACCCGACGGGGCAGCCCTACCCCGCCACCGCCCAGCACGCGATGCGCCAGGGGCCGCACGTCGCCCGCAACATCGTGGGGGTGATGCGAGGCCAGCCCCCCGAGCCCTTCGTGTACGACACGCAGGGCACGCTGGCCGCGCTGGGCTGCCGCACCGGCGTGGCCCAGGTGCTGGGTGTTCAGGTATCGGGCTTCTGGGCGTGGTGGCTGTGGCGCACGTACTACCTGCTGCGGATGCCGGGTTTGGCGCGGAAGGTCCGCGTCGCACTGGATTGGACGCTCGATCTGCTCTTCCGACGGGATGATGTGCAGTTGGGGGTTCATGAGCGTCGCTGA
- a CDS encoding type II toxin-antitoxin system HicB family antitoxin yields the protein MEYVVVIEAAPDGSFGAYVPDLPGCVSCGDSVEEVERLIAEAIAIHIDSLRRHNEPVPPPSAQTLLIRAA from the coding sequence ATGGAATATGTCGTTGTCATCGAGGCGGCTCCGGATGGTTCATTCGGGGCGTACGTCCCTGATCTTCCCGGGTGCGTGAGTTGCGGTGACAGCGTCGAGGAAGTTGAGCGCCTGATCGCGGAAGCCATCGCGATCCATATCGACTCCCTGCGCCGCCACAACGAACCGGTTCCGCCACCCTCAGCGCAAACGCTTCTGATTCGGGCTGCATGA
- a CDS encoding Gfo/Idh/MocA family oxidoreductase, with the protein MPVNRSITRRRFVQSAAAAAFGAPYVIPSGLLASSPRGQGARPAPSNRITMALVGCGSMGGANLNSFLGQPDAQVLAVCDPDRRHRDEKKRTVEQHYAKQRADGTFAGCDAVNDFRDVMAREDIDAVIQATPDHWHALVVIAAAKSGKDCYGEKPLSLTIEEGRAMADAVRLNGRVFQTGSQQRSDARFRFACELVRNGRLGTIHTVTCGLPTAPVTGNHPTIPVPEGFDYDLWLGPAPWAPYCENRTHWNFRWIFDYSGGQVTDWGAHHIDIAHWGLGLEETGPIEVEGVGEFPADGLYDVATNYRFTARYRTGVEIIVTNKVENGVKWEGEHGWVFVSRSRIDAEPKWLLEETIRPHEINLPRNNGHHRDFLDCVRSRRQTIAPIEHAHRTITVAHLGNIAMILGRKVRWNPDTEQFVDDPVATKMRGRALREPWVL; encoded by the coding sequence ATGCCCGTCAACCGTTCGATCACCCGTCGCCGCTTCGTGCAATCCGCCGCGGCGGCCGCGTTCGGCGCGCCGTACGTCATTCCATCGGGGCTGCTGGCTTCGTCTCCGCGGGGTCAGGGGGCGCGGCCCGCACCCTCCAACCGCATCACCATGGCCCTGGTCGGGTGCGGCAGCATGGGGGGGGCCAATCTCAACTCTTTTCTCGGCCAGCCGGACGCGCAGGTGCTCGCCGTCTGCGACCCCGACCGCAGGCACCGCGATGAAAAGAAACGCACCGTCGAGCAGCACTACGCGAAGCAGCGCGCGGACGGCACGTTCGCCGGCTGCGACGCCGTCAACGACTTCCGCGATGTGATGGCCCGCGAGGACATCGACGCCGTCATCCAGGCCACGCCAGACCACTGGCACGCGCTGGTGGTGATCGCCGCCGCGAAGTCCGGCAAGGACTGCTACGGCGAGAAGCCGCTGTCGCTGACCATCGAGGAAGGCCGCGCCATGGCCGACGCGGTCCGGCTCAACGGGCGCGTCTTCCAGACCGGCAGCCAGCAGCGGTCGGATGCGCGCTTCCGCTTCGCCTGCGAACTGGTGCGCAACGGACGCCTCGGAACAATTCACACCGTCACCTGCGGCCTGCCCACCGCGCCGGTGACCGGCAACCATCCGACCATCCCCGTGCCGGAGGGCTTCGACTACGACCTGTGGCTCGGCCCCGCGCCGTGGGCGCCGTACTGCGAGAACCGCACGCACTGGAACTTCCGCTGGATCTTCGACTACTCGGGCGGGCAGGTGACCGACTGGGGCGCGCACCACATCGACATCGCCCACTGGGGGCTGGGGCTGGAGGAAACCGGCCCGATCGAGGTCGAAGGCGTGGGCGAGTTCCCCGCCGACGGACTGTACGACGTGGCGACTAACTACCGCTTCACCGCCAGGTACCGCACCGGCGTTGAGATCATCGTCACGAACAAGGTCGAAAACGGCGTGAAGTGGGAGGGCGAGCATGGCTGGGTGTTCGTCAGCCGCTCGCGCATCGACGCCGAGCCGAAGTGGCTGCTGGAGGAGACGATCCGCCCCCACGAGATCAACCTGCCGCGCAACAACGGCCATCACCGCGACTTCCTCGACTGCGTGAGGAGCCGCCGGCAGACGATCGCGCCCATCGAGCACGCGCACCGCACGATCACGGTGGCGCACCTGGGCAACATCGCCATGATCCTGGGCCGCAAGGTGAGGTGGAACCCCGACACGGAGCAGTTCGTGGATGACCCCGTGGCGACGAAGATGCGCGGCCGGGCCCTGCGCGAACCATGGGTGTTGTGA
- a CDS encoding bifunctional rhamnulose-1-phosphate aldolase/short-chain dehydrogenase, which produces MSSISAFTSPSSFHHVRHGWDDAIASRLSPVERLVYRSNLLGSDQRITNTGGGNTSSKISERDPISGSPVDVVWVKGSGGDLRTATKANFASLEMPKLTALKHVYAAMPERGLKSAAEDRMVDLYPHCTFNLNPRASSIDTPLHAFVPARHVDHTHPNAVIAIAASRRSRELTVEVFGEEIGWVPWMRPGFELGLRLEEEIRANPNLKGVVMGQHGLINWADDDRECYELTLSLIERAARFIDAQNPGEQAFGGARYESLAPEQRDDLLVEMLPWLRGRLSQPNQRIIATTQCDEPMLRFVNSVDAPRLAEVGTSCPDHFLRTKIKPLYVAWNPQRDSIDTLKGALEAGLAGYRADYAAYYNRCRRADSPPMRDPSPTVILIPGVGMIAWGKNKSESRVTAEFYNCAVEVMAGAEAIDEYIALPQQEAFDIEYWRLEEAKLRRMPAERELARHVAVVVGAGSGIGRAAAYRLAGEGAHVACLDLDERAAESTAAEVTRKVGEGIGVAGTGVSNCGPACSGGVDITRRESVRAAIRRAVLAYGGFDHLIITAGIYVPPGADGSVTDEQWKRTFDVNVMGAYLVADESRAIWKRQNLRGTLVLTTSVNGLVPKRGSLAYDASKAAANHLARELAIELAPLVRVNALAPATVVDGSTMFPRQRVIASLIKYGIAFDQEEPDDALRTKLATFYAERTLTGQPVTTEDQACGILFLVSSQSSRTTGQVLCVDGGLHEAFVR; this is translated from the coding sequence ATGAGTTCCATTTCCGCATTCACTTCACCAAGTTCATTCCACCACGTCCGACACGGCTGGGATGACGCCATCGCCTCACGGCTCAGCCCCGTCGAGCGGCTGGTCTATCGATCCAACCTGCTCGGTTCCGATCAGCGCATCACCAATACGGGCGGGGGCAACACGTCATCCAAGATCAGCGAGCGCGACCCCATCTCCGGCTCGCCCGTGGATGTGGTGTGGGTGAAGGGCTCCGGGGGCGACCTGCGCACGGCCACAAAGGCCAACTTCGCCTCGCTGGAGATGCCGAAACTGACGGCGCTGAAGCATGTCTACGCCGCCATGCCCGAGCGCGGCCTCAAGAGCGCGGCGGAGGACCGCATGGTGGATCTCTACCCCCACTGCACCTTCAACCTCAACCCGCGGGCGTCGTCCATCGATACGCCGCTCCACGCCTTCGTGCCGGCGCGGCACGTCGATCACACCCACCCCAACGCGGTCATCGCCATCGCGGCGTCGCGGCGCTCGCGCGAACTGACGGTGGAGGTGTTCGGCGAGGAGATCGGCTGGGTGCCGTGGATGCGGCCCGGCTTTGAACTCGGCCTGCGCCTGGAGGAGGAGATTCGCGCGAATCCGAATCTCAAGGGCGTCGTGATGGGCCAGCACGGGCTCATCAACTGGGCCGATGACGACCGCGAGTGCTACGAACTGACGCTCTCGCTCATCGAGCGGGCGGCGCGGTTCATCGACGCGCAGAACCCCGGCGAGCAGGCGTTCGGCGGGGCGAGATACGAATCGCTCGCCCCCGAGCAGCGGGATGACCTGCTGGTGGAGATGCTGCCGTGGCTGCGCGGGCGGCTGTCGCAGCCCAACCAGCGCATCATCGCCACCACGCAGTGCGATGAGCCGATGCTTCGCTTCGTCAACAGCGTCGATGCCCCCCGTCTGGCGGAAGTGGGCACCTCGTGTCCGGACCACTTCCTGCGGACGAAGATCAAGCCGCTGTACGTGGCGTGGAACCCGCAGCGTGACTCGATCGACACACTGAAGGGCGCGCTGGAGGCGGGGCTCGCCGGGTACCGCGCCGACTACGCGGCGTACTACAACCGCTGCAGGCGGGCCGACTCGCCCCCCATGCGCGACCCCAGCCCCACGGTGATTCTCATTCCGGGGGTAGGCATGATCGCATGGGGGAAGAACAAGAGCGAATCGCGTGTGACGGCGGAGTTCTACAACTGCGCCGTGGAGGTGATGGCCGGGGCGGAGGCGATTGATGAGTACATCGCCCTGCCGCAGCAGGAGGCGTTCGACATCGAGTACTGGCGTCTGGAGGAGGCCAAACTCCGCCGCATGCCCGCCGAGCGGGAACTGGCCCGCCACGTGGCGGTGGTGGTGGGCGCGGGAAGCGGCATCGGGCGCGCCGCTGCGTACCGGCTGGCGGGGGAAGGCGCGCACGTGGCGTGCCTGGACCTGGATGAGCGCGCCGCGGAATCCACCGCGGCGGAAGTGACCCGCAAAGTGGGCGAGGGCATCGGCGTGGCGGGCACGGGCGTGTCGAACTGCGGCCCGGCGTGCTCGGGCGGAGTGGACATCACGCGACGGGAGAGCGTGCGGGCTGCGATCCGCCGGGCGGTCCTGGCCTATGGCGGGTTCGATCACCTCATCATCACCGCGGGCATCTACGTGCCGCCGGGCGCTGATGGAAGCGTCACCGATGAGCAGTGGAAGCGCACGTTTGATGTGAACGTGATGGGCGCGTACCTGGTGGCCGACGAGTCGCGGGCGATCTGGAAACGGCAGAATCTGCGAGGCACGCTGGTGCTGACCACCAGCGTCAACGGCCTTGTGCCCAAGAGGGGATCGCTGGCGTACGACGCCAGCAAGGCGGCGGCCAATCACCTGGCGCGCGAACTGGCGATCGAGCTGGCCCCGCTGGTGCGCGTGAACGCACTGGCCCCGGCCACGGTGGTCGATGGATCGACCATGTTCCCGCGGCAGCGCGTGATCGCCTCGCTCATCAAGTACGGCATCGCGTTCGATCAGGAGGAGCCGGATGACGCTCTGCGCACGAAGTTGGCGACGTTCTACGCCGAGCGAACGCTGACGGGTCAGCCGGTGACGACCGAGGATCAGGCCTGTGGGATCCTGTTCCTGGTTTCATCGCAGTCATCGCGCACCACGGGGCAGGTGCTCTGCGTGGACGGCGGACTGCACGAAGCGTTCGTGCGCTAG
- a CDS encoding winged helix-turn-helix domain-containing protein, translating into MPARVHPEMVTIPASAARRLLLHAQGLLEDAAAPVDAASVQRLIERMGYVQIDSINMVERAHHLTLFSRLPGYRPEHLRQLHEGDRSLFEHWTHDASLIPVSSFQPWKRRSIRFVSRVSSRDWLKRRLGPKPRKVIDEVRGRIECEGPLQSRDFERAPSKKGHSSAWWGWKPQKAALEYLWWRGDLTVAARINFHKVYDLTERVYPHHHALEPPHDEEWVEWACRNAIERVVVASPREIAGFFGGVTIAEATAWCRAAGERGEVVAARVESVDGSKPRPGFALPDWRERLARAEAALSPLEGHMRLLSPFDPVLRDRARALRLFGFDYRFEAFVPAPKRRYGYYVLPIMQGERMIGRADFKHHRDRETLIANGVWWEKGVKPTRVLKARFKQACEELATFIGARHVELPR; encoded by the coding sequence ATGCCGGCTCGTGTCCATCCCGAGATGGTCACCATCCCCGCCTCCGCCGCGCGCCGTCTCCTTCTGCATGCCCAGGGGCTGCTGGAGGATGCCGCCGCGCCGGTTGATGCGGCCTCCGTGCAGCGGCTCATCGAACGCATGGGCTATGTGCAGATCGACTCGATCAACATGGTCGAACGGGCCCATCACCTGACGCTCTTCTCGCGCCTGCCGGGCTACCGGCCTGAGCACCTGCGGCAGCTTCACGAGGGCGATCGATCGCTCTTCGAGCACTGGACGCACGACGCCTCGCTCATCCCCGTCTCATCCTTCCAGCCGTGGAAGCGGCGCAGCATCCGTTTCGTGTCGCGCGTGAGCAGCCGCGACTGGCTGAAGCGCCGGCTCGGGCCGAAGCCGCGGAAGGTGATCGACGAGGTGCGCGGGCGCATCGAGTGCGAAGGCCCGCTGCAGTCGCGCGACTTCGAGCGTGCGCCGTCGAAGAAGGGCCACTCGAGCGCGTGGTGGGGGTGGAAGCCGCAGAAGGCGGCGCTCGAATACCTCTGGTGGCGGGGCGACCTGACCGTGGCGGCCAGGATCAACTTTCACAAGGTCTACGACCTGACCGAGCGGGTCTATCCGCATCACCACGCGCTGGAACCGCCGCACGATGAAGAGTGGGTGGAGTGGGCCTGCCGCAACGCCATCGAGCGCGTGGTGGTCGCCTCCCCCCGCGAGATCGCCGGCTTCTTCGGCGGCGTCACGATCGCCGAGGCGACAGCGTGGTGCCGGGCGGCGGGGGAACGGGGAGAGGTCGTCGCTGCGCGGGTCGAATCGGTGGATGGGTCGAAGCCCAGGCCCGGCTTCGCCCTTCCGGACTGGCGTGAGCGGCTGGCCCGCGCCGAGGCCGCGCTGAGCCCGCTGGAAGGGCACATGCGGCTGCTTTCGCCATTCGACCCCGTGCTCCGCGACCGCGCCCGGGCGCTGCGCCTGTTTGGCTTCGACTACCGCTTCGAGGCCTTCGTGCCCGCGCCGAAGCGACGGTACGGCTACTACGTGCTGCCGATCATGCAGGGCGAGCGGATGATCGGACGGGCCGACTTCAAGCACCACCGTGACCGCGAAACGCTCATCGCCAACGGCGTATGGTGGGAGAAGGGCGTCAAGCCAACCCGCGTTCTGAAGGCCCGGTTCAAGCAGGCGTGCGAAGAACTCGCGACGTTCATCGGTGCGCGACACGTGGAGCTGCCGCGCTAG